The following proteins are encoded in a genomic region of Aquifex aeolicus VF5:
- a CDS encoding DUF454 family protein: MKFLYVICGVILSIFGIIGLILPIIPSSPFFIPALFCFYKAYPNFVKKVLNSEKVRRFVPKKVLEKLN, encoded by the coding sequence ATGAAGTTTCTTTACGTGATTTGCGGAGTTATCCTTTCAATATTCGGAATTATAGGTCTTATACTACCGATAATTCCGTCAAGCCCCTTTTTCATTCCTGCGCTCTTTTGCTTTTACAAAGCCTATCCGAACTTTGTGAAAAAGGTTTTAAACAGTGAAAAGGTAAGGCGCTTCGTTCCGAAGAAAGTTCTTGAAAAGCTAAATTAA
- a CDS encoding TIGR00282 family metallophosphoesterase: MRILAIGDIIGRPGRKALRELLPQLKEEVAYDVVIANVENSAGGFGITKKVYEELLEIGIDVMTSGNHIWDKKEVYNFIGEAYNLLRPANYPEGVPGRGYGIFKKNGVEFAVINLMGKVFMDCNLENPFKTFDRIYDELKDKVKIIVVDFHAEATSEKWAFGIYVDGRASFVYGTHTHVPTADEFILKKGTGYVSDIGMTGVWYSAIGMKPKEAIERFLLSLPRRFEVEDKGEIMFNAVLVDIDEETGKTKSIERIKRFL, from the coding sequence ATGAGAATACTTGCCATCGGAGACATCATAGGCAGACCCGGAAGGAAAGCCTTAAGAGAACTCCTGCCGCAACTCAAGGAAGAGGTAGCCTACGACGTCGTTATAGCAAACGTTGAAAACTCCGCAGGAGGCTTTGGGATAACCAAGAAGGTTTACGAGGAGCTCCTTGAGATAGGCATAGATGTAATGACTTCGGGAAATCACATCTGGGATAAGAAGGAGGTTTACAACTTCATCGGTGAAGCCTACAACCTTCTGAGACCAGCAAATTACCCCGAAGGCGTTCCCGGGAGGGGTTACGGGATATTCAAGAAAAACGGCGTTGAGTTCGCGGTAATAAACCTTATGGGAAAGGTTTTCATGGACTGTAACCTAGAAAATCCATTCAAAACCTTTGACAGGATATACGATGAACTGAAGGACAAGGTAAAGATAATTGTCGTAGACTTTCACGCAGAAGCTACTTCCGAGAAGTGGGCTTTCGGGATTTACGTGGACGGGAGGGCTTCCTTTGTGTACGGCACGCACACACACGTCCCCACCGCGGATGAATTTATCCTGAAAAAGGGAACTGGTTACGTGAGCGATATCGGAATGACTGGTGTATGGTACTCCGCAATAGGAATGAAACCAAAGGAGGCGATAGAACGTTTTCTTTTAAGCCTGCCGAGGAGGTTTGAAGTGGAGGATAAAGGAGAGATAATGTTCAACGCAGTTCTCGTTGACATAGATGAAGAAACAGGTAAAACTAAGAGTATAGAGAGGATAAAGAGGTTCCTATGA
- a CDS encoding transglycosylase SLT domain-containing protein has product MIYVYLKQRAYKKAEKFVRSKKNPELYFILGRELLERGLANRAITFLKNSMNTEANFSLGLAYYLKKDYEKAKHYFLSYHPPDELGKGKRDFWLFKTYLQLGNSEKALDYLKKASSYDNFYGAVSRKLLGLRVYKPVQFSSVEPPRLFPELYRIRELGFLSYMRYEAFRHEHLATTGDVLLISRIDPYTSIRLAVKKYGVKSEIYRVVSHPTPYENLVFEAAQKFEVPVPLIYAVMRQESLFDPYAVSSSGAKGLMQLIDSTARWKAKRLGLKIRSVFDPETNITLGTAYLAFLMDYWNGDLIRVIASYNAGHGAVSRWKRYEDDFLFIELIPYNETRNYVKRVLYNYYVYSEKLEKGL; this is encoded by the coding sequence TTGATTTACGTTTACCTAAAGCAACGTGCCTATAAAAAAGCCGAAAAATTTGTAAGGAGTAAGAAAAATCCTGAGCTTTACTTTATCCTTGGAAGGGAGTTATTAGAAAGGGGACTTGCGAACAGAGCTATTACTTTTCTGAAAAACTCTATGAATACGGAAGCGAACTTTTCCCTTGGCTTGGCTTACTACCTGAAAAAAGACTACGAGAAGGCTAAACACTACTTTTTGAGCTACCATCCGCCAGACGAACTGGGAAAAGGAAAAAGAGATTTCTGGCTTTTTAAAACGTATCTTCAGCTGGGAAACTCCGAGAAAGCTCTTGATTACTTAAAAAAGGCTTCTTCTTACGATAACTTCTACGGAGCTGTTTCAAGAAAGTTATTAGGTTTGAGGGTGTATAAACCTGTTCAGTTTTCTTCCGTTGAACCGCCGAGGTTGTTTCCCGAACTTTACAGAATAAGAGAATTGGGATTTTTGTCTTACATGCGATATGAAGCTTTCAGGCATGAACACCTGGCTACCACGGGAGATGTCCTTTTGATTTCAAGGATTGATCCGTACACGTCAATAAGACTCGCCGTAAAAAAGTACGGTGTGAAGTCGGAAATATACAGGGTGGTTTCTCATCCCACTCCCTACGAAAATCTGGTTTTTGAAGCTGCCCAAAAGTTTGAAGTACCGGTTCCCCTTATATACGCAGTTATGAGACAGGAAAGTTTATTTGATCCGTACGCTGTTTCCTCTTCAGGAGCAAAGGGGTTGATGCAGTTGATTGATTCAACTGCGAGGTGGAAGGCGAAAAGGCTCGGTTTAAAGATCAGGAGCGTGTTTGATCCAGAGACGAATATAACACTCGGTACAGCTTACCTGGCTTTTTTAATGGATTACTGGAACGGAGATTTAATTAGAGTTATTGCTTCTTACAACGCCGGACATGGAGCCGTTAGTAGATGGAAGAGGTACGAGGACGACTTCTTATTTATAGAACTGATTCCCTACAACGAAACGAGGAATTACGTAAAAAGGGTTTTATACAATTACTACGTTTATTCGGAAAAGTTAGAAAAGGGTCTCTGA
- a CDS encoding DUF2203 domain-containing protein yields the protein MRVFTLKEARDLLVKIKPIAEDIRHKKEELRNLYEELNAQEDELEQMYVKTRIKELEAQIKRHLARIEELGGVIKGLDPLLVDFLSEHNGRYIWLCWKEDEETIMYWHELNEGFAGRRPVEELEESETLF from the coding sequence ATGAGGGTATTTACGTTAAAAGAGGCAAGAGACCTGCTTGTCAAGATAAAGCCAATTGCGGAGGACATAAGACATAAAAAAGAAGAGTTGAGAAACCTGTACGAAGAGTTAAACGCTCAGGAAGACGAACTGGAACAAATGTACGTAAAGACGAGAATAAAAGAACTGGAAGCCCAAATAAAGAGACATCTCGCTCGTATAGAGGAACTCGGGGGAGTTATAAAAGGTCTTGACCCCTTACTGGTTGATTTCCTCTCCGAACACAACGGAAGGTACATATGGCTATGCTGGAAGGAAGATGAAGAAACGATTATGTACTGGCACGAATTGAACGAAGGCTTTGCGGGAAGAAGACCAGTAGAAGAACTGGAAGAGTCAGAGACCCTTTTCTAA
- a CDS encoding MBL fold metallo-hydrolase: MGGFLFFFLLVLFSFSSEYPKHVKETLRKITDRIYGVFGVYEQVSYENRGFISNAYFYVADDGVLVVDALSTYKLGKELIESIRSVTNKPIRFLVVTHYHTDHFYGAKAFREVGAEVIAHEWAFDYISQPSSYNFFLARKKILKEHLEGTELTPPTITLTKNLNVYLQVGKEYKRFEVLHLCRAHTNGDIVVWIPDEKVLFSGDIVFDGRLPFLGSGNSRTWLVCLDEILKMKPRILLPGHGEALIGEKKIKEAVSWTRKYIKDLRETIRKLYEEGCDVECVRERINEELIKIDPSYAQVPVFFNVNPVNAYYVYFEIENEILMGE, translated from the coding sequence ATGGGGGGCTTTCTCTTCTTTTTTCTCCTGGTTTTATTCTCCTTCTCGAGTGAGTATCCTAAACACGTAAAGGAAACGTTAAGGAAGATAACCGACAGGATTTACGGAGTTTTCGGAGTCTACGAACAGGTATCTTACGAAAACAGGGGTTTTATATCCAACGCCTACTTCTACGTAGCCGATGACGGCGTTCTCGTTGTGGATGCTTTGAGCACTTACAAACTAGGGAAGGAATTAATAGAAAGCATCAGGAGCGTTACGAATAAACCCATAAGGTTTTTAGTCGTCACACACTATCACACCGACCACTTCTACGGTGCAAAAGCTTTCAGAGAAGTTGGAGCTGAAGTTATAGCCCACGAGTGGGCATTCGATTACATATCCCAACCTTCGAGTTACAACTTCTTTTTAGCAAGAAAGAAAATTTTAAAGGAACATCTGGAAGGAACGGAATTAACTCCTCCAACTATAACACTTACCAAAAACTTAAACGTCTACCTTCAGGTGGGAAAGGAGTACAAAAGGTTTGAAGTCTTGCACCTTTGCAGGGCTCACACGAACGGAGATATAGTCGTATGGATACCCGACGAAAAGGTACTCTTCAGCGGGGACATAGTATTTGACGGAAGACTGCCCTTTTTAGGCTCTGGGAACTCAAGAACTTGGCTTGTTTGTCTTGACGAAATTCTTAAGATGAAACCAAGAATACTCCTTCCGGGACACGGGGAAGCTTTAATTGGTGAGAAAAAGATAAAAGAAGCGGTAAGCTGGACGAGGAAGTACATAAAGGATCTGAGGGAAACTATAAGGAAACTCTACGAAGAGGGTTGTGACGTTGAGTGCGTAAGGGAGAGGATAAACGAGGAGTTGATAAAGATAGATCCCTCTTACGCTCAGGTGCCTGTATTCTTTAACGTGAACCCTGTAAACGCCTACTACGTTTACTTTGAAATAGAAAACGAAATCCTGATGGGAGAGTGA
- a CDS encoding sulfurtransferase has protein sequence MRGVILFLLFFTLSFAKIYLISPEELHKLIKEEKNLVIIDLRKSIKEYWKEHIPGAQWVHFEAFRFPKGGTPAFFLHTEIFVKKLEKLGIDKNTPVVLYDAEGTFIPFYVAWGLDYINHKKVYVLHGGFNHWKDKDLPTTKDYPKVKEKRYGKYTINKSIRADLDYVKKALNREDVVFLDARTPELYEGKAGFWKRLGHIKGAVNRFWKQDFEEHVNKYGKKYYLLKPKEDISLFYESLGIGKGKEVILYCGQGLMSAATYYVIKYYLGLTDKVRLYDGSWNEYSQTNLPKEP, from the coding sequence ATGAGAGGAGTAATTTTGTTTTTACTCTTTTTTACACTTTCCTTTGCAAAGATTTACTTAATCTCGCCTGAAGAACTCCACAAACTTATAAAAGAGGAGAAAAACCTTGTCATAATAGACCTCAGGAAAAGCATAAAGGAATACTGGAAGGAGCACATACCCGGAGCCCAGTGGGTGCACTTTGAAGCCTTCAGATTTCCGAAAGGTGGAACTCCTGCTTTCTTCTTACACACGGAAATATTCGTCAAAAAACTCGAAAAACTCGGAATAGATAAGAACACTCCCGTCGTTCTATACGACGCTGAGGGGACTTTCATCCCCTTTTACGTAGCTTGGGGACTTGATTACATAAACCACAAAAAAGTATACGTCCTTCACGGAGGATTTAACCACTGGAAGGATAAGGATCTACCTACGACAAAGGATTATCCGAAAGTTAAAGAAAAACGTTACGGAAAGTATACGATAAACAAAAGTATAAGAGCCGACCTCGATTACGTTAAAAAAGCTTTAAACAGAGAAGACGTAGTCTTTCTCGATGCCAGGACACCGGAACTTTACGAAGGAAAGGCCGGATTCTGGAAGAGGCTGGGACACATAAAGGGAGCCGTAAACAGGTTCTGGAAACAAGATTTTGAAGAGCACGTTAACAAGTACGGAAAAAAGTACTACTTACTAAAACCGAAGGAAGATATAAGCCTCTTTTACGAGAGTCTCGGTATAGGAAAAGGAAAGGAAGTAATCCTTTACTGCGGACAGGGGCTTATGTCCGCGGCAACTTACTATGTGATAAAGTATTACCTCGGGCTTACGGATAAGGTGAGGTTGTACGACGGTTCTTGGAACGAGTACTCACAAACAAACCTGCCAAAAGAACCCTGA
- a CDS encoding DUF302 domain-containing protein: MRKFLIVLLLPLLVLAQEKMLYKEKIEGIPYEDVKILLKTALDGKNMNVLAVQDVSQKPRMTVFYVCNLSYGEKILRTFPEFGALAPCRIYILEKEDGSVEVGYINIPNLVKGFRKYLTPQAQEVFLQADKDIKEAIKEVKGGF; encoded by the coding sequence ATGAGGAAGTTCTTAATAGTTCTTTTATTACCTCTCTTGGTTTTAGCCCAGGAGAAAATGCTCTATAAGGAAAAGATTGAGGGCATACCCTACGAAGACGTGAAAATACTCCTGAAAACCGCCCTTGACGGTAAGAATATGAACGTTCTGGCTGTTCAAGATGTCTCTCAAAAACCAAGAATGACAGTATTCTACGTCTGTAACTTATCCTACGGTGAAAAAATTCTCAGAACTTTTCCCGAATTTGGGGCACTAGCACCCTGCAGGATTTATATACTTGAAAAGGAAGATGGAAGCGTTGAGGTGGGTTACATAAATATACCTAACCTCGTGAAGGGTTTCAGAAAGTACCTGACTCCTCAGGCACAGGAAGTTTTCTTGCAGGCTGACAAAGACATAAAAGAAGCTATTAAAGAGGTAAAAGGAGGGTTCTGA
- a CDS encoding DUF302 domain-containing protein yields MRALIAFLIGAVIALSIFYFIRYYFGNPFRILFYTVEVQNKSFDDVVKTLEEKLNQNGLKVVRVLPLSKALEGRGVKDFPKYSIILACDVPGKENILPKYPALTNLIPCSVAVYETKEVLRITTMKEMVFLAEYAKQLKDEEANLIINTYRNLRKTLDEVRK; encoded by the coding sequence GTGAGAGCTTTAATCGCTTTCCTGATCGGGGCGGTCATCGCCCTTTCAATCTTTTACTTCATAAGGTATTACTTCGGTAATCCCTTCAGGATACTCTTCTACACCGTGGAAGTACAGAACAAAAGCTTTGACGACGTTGTAAAGACTTTGGAGGAAAAGCTCAACCAAAACGGACTGAAAGTCGTAAGAGTCCTTCCCCTTTCAAAGGCTCTTGAAGGAAGAGGAGTAAAAGATTTTCCAAAGTACTCCATAATACTCGCCTGCGACGTTCCCGGAAAGGAGAATATACTTCCCAAATACCCTGCACTCACGAACTTAATCCCCTGTAGCGTTGCGGTTTACGAAACAAAAGAAGTTCTAAGAATAACAACCATGAAGGAAATGGTTTTCCTTGCAGAGTATGCAAAACAACTTAAGGACGAGGAAGCAAACCTCATAATAAACACTTACAGAAACTTGAGAAAAACCCTTGACGAGGTAAGGAAATGA
- the soxB gene encoding thiosulfohydrolase SoxB translates to MHLTRRDFLELAIVTGAYLATNPVSALAKMTLDDILSFKPVGNVTLLFTTDMHAHLKPHYFSEPINLVAPKNLKGLPGTITGRDFLKMYKIAPGTLEAYFMSCVDFPVLAQKFGKMGGAAHITWLIKHVIAERGRDKVLVLDGGDTWITTAVGTFTDGKSVVDWMKLTGYDLMVGHWEFTFGKDIVLKRIKELEEAGCEFISQNIREVDEFGFEGDLVFKPYAIKEVGGAKLGIIGNSFPFTPIANPRQFVEGWSFGVREDTLQEYVNELREKHKVDAVILLSHDGLLLDIALAKKVKGIDVIISGHTHDVVPKAYKVPGTNTIVVIAGSHGKFVGRLDLDIRNGKIMDFSYKLYPVASNLIPADKEAEKLVEKYYREVDKKLGLSKEIGTAEVMLYKRDTFFSTWDWLVGEAINDYYGGDLDVVTSPGYRWGTVVLPGQKITVDHVYAFTAITYPNVYVLKRTGEQLKAVWEDVADNVFNPNPFYQQGGDMSRIWNVEYEIEVNGPQYNRIKRVWIGGKELKPKKEYLVAVYGGPPPPPEAVEPGYKPVPVYEILINYIKKKGSINVRTKPNVKVLDAEYHTYDECYGGGK, encoded by the coding sequence ATGCATCTGACCCGCAGGGACTTTCTGGAGCTCGCAATAGTCACGGGGGCATACCTCGCCACAAATCCCGTATCCGCCCTCGCAAAGATGACTCTCGACGACATACTTTCCTTCAAACCCGTGGGAAACGTTACCTTGCTTTTCACAACAGACATGCACGCACACCTAAAACCCCACTACTTTTCCGAACCCATAAACCTCGTAGCTCCCAAAAATCTAAAGGGACTTCCCGGAACGATAACGGGAAGAGACTTCCTGAAAATGTACAAAATAGCCCCCGGAACCCTTGAAGCTTACTTTATGAGCTGTGTAGACTTCCCGGTTCTCGCCCAGAAGTTCGGCAAAATGGGCGGTGCAGCCCACATAACGTGGCTCATAAAACACGTAATAGCTGAAAGGGGAAGGGACAAGGTGCTGGTCCTCGACGGTGGAGACACCTGGATAACCACCGCGGTAGGAACGTTCACAGACGGAAAGTCCGTAGTAGATTGGATGAAGCTCACGGGCTACGACTTAATGGTTGGACACTGGGAATTCACCTTCGGAAAAGACATTGTTTTAAAGAGGATAAAGGAACTTGAAGAGGCAGGATGTGAGTTTATATCCCAAAACATTAGGGAAGTTGATGAATTCGGTTTTGAAGGAGACCTCGTATTCAAGCCCTACGCTATCAAGGAAGTGGGTGGTGCGAAGCTCGGCATAATAGGAAACTCCTTCCCCTTCACTCCCATAGCAAACCCGAGACAATTCGTAGAAGGCTGGAGCTTCGGAGTAAGAGAAGATACACTGCAGGAATACGTAAACGAACTCAGGGAAAAGCACAAGGTTGACGCTGTAATACTGCTATCCCACGACGGATTGCTCCTCGATATTGCCCTTGCAAAGAAGGTAAAGGGAATAGACGTAATAATTTCGGGACACACCCACGACGTAGTGCCAAAAGCCTACAAGGTTCCTGGAACGAATACTATAGTGGTAATTGCAGGATCCCACGGTAAATTCGTAGGAAGACTTGACCTCGACATCAGAAATGGAAAGATAATGGACTTCAGTTACAAACTCTATCCCGTGGCTTCCAACCTCATACCCGCGGACAAGGAAGCGGAAAAACTTGTTGAGAAGTATTACAGGGAAGTGGATAAAAAACTGGGACTTTCCAAAGAAATAGGAACCGCCGAGGTGATGCTCTACAAACGTGACACTTTCTTCAGCACATGGGACTGGCTCGTTGGGGAAGCCATAAACGATTACTACGGAGGAGACCTTGACGTAGTTACATCTCCCGGTTACAGGTGGGGAACTGTAGTCCTTCCCGGACAAAAGATAACTGTAGATCACGTTTACGCCTTTACGGCTATAACTTACCCGAACGTTTACGTCTTGAAGAGAACGGGAGAACAGCTAAAGGCCGTATGGGAAGACGTTGCGGACAACGTGTTCAATCCTAACCCCTTCTACCAGCAAGGTGGTGACATGTCCAGAATCTGGAACGTTGAGTACGAAATAGAGGTAAACGGACCCCAGTACAACAGGATAAAGAGAGTGTGGATAGGCGGAAAAGAACTGAAACCAAAGAAGGAGTACCTCGTCGCGGTTTACGGAGGACCACCGCCACCGCCCGAAGCCGTAGAACCCGGCTACAAACCGGTACCCGTTTACGAGATACTGATAAACTACATTAAGAAGAAGGGAAGCATAAACGTGAGAACCAAGCCGAACGTAAAGGTTCTCGATGCAGAGTACCACACCTACGACGAGTGCTACGGAGGTGGTAAGTGA
- the soxX gene encoding sulfur oxidation c-type cytochrome SoxX — translation MKGKILFALFLSAGVIACQPASQAAKQQEVKVAKAETKTKKKESKAEKFRKALAAQDKWQKACSNPVQIAPEGVDVAQFIKEMKATIKYPEDGNVVGDWRKGESLALLKKEYKALYGKKGGSKKGNCYACHCGDPRIIACGNIGPSLRGYGNKGIDPKMTYERIYNPWSQVPCSTMFRFGYHGLLTPEEIADIVAYLHDPESPINK, via the coding sequence ATGAAAGGTAAAATTCTCTTTGCGTTGTTTTTGAGTGCGGGAGTTATAGCTTGTCAGCCTGCTTCTCAGGCTGCAAAACAGCAGGAAGTTAAGGTAGCGAAGGCTGAGACGAAGACTAAAAAGAAAGAAAGCAAGGCGGAGAAGTTCAGAAAGGCACTCGCTGCACAGGACAAGTGGCAAAAGGCCTGTTCTAATCCCGTACAAATAGCACCTGAAGGCGTAGATGTAGCCCAATTTATAAAAGAAATGAAGGCCACCATAAAGTACCCCGAGGACGGCAACGTAGTGGGAGACTGGAGAAAAGGCGAAAGCCTTGCACTTTTAAAGAAGGAGTATAAGGCACTTTACGGAAAGAAGGGTGGAAGCAAAAAGGGTAATTGTTACGCATGTCACTGCGGAGACCCGAGAATAATAGCGTGCGGTAATATAGGACCCTCTCTTAGAGGTTACGGAAACAAAGGCATAGATCCCAAGATGACTTACGAAAGGATTTACAACCCATGGTCTCAGGTTCCATGTTCAACTATGTTTAGGTTCGGTTACCACGGTCTTCTCACACCTGAAGAAATTGCGGACATCGTCGCCTACCTCCACGATCCCGAAAGTCCAATTAACAAGTAA
- the soxA gene encoding sulfur oxidation c-type cytochrome SoxA, which produces MRKIVFASLLSGALFFSVKAEAPTPEQLKILKEMGVSPADVIVEEGRDYYHNLKGKTGKTCASCHGQDGANLVGAYAKMPRYYTDIKRVADIDVRIKACLEKYVGVDAKGKKGRKYIVPLAGYVATLSNGMPINVELKHPEEKRLYELGKELWYKRVGARDFSCAICHEVLDGKRIRLQKLGAPVRDKLYAHWPAYRISKDKLWTMEDRIRGCYKSFFLFDPEKGKFDFKKNWVKKPPFYIEEVVALELYMKKAANGAKIEVPGLIR; this is translated from the coding sequence ATGAGAAAAATAGTTTTTGCCTCACTCCTCAGTGGGGCTCTTTTCTTTTCTGTAAAGGCTGAAGCTCCAACACCCGAGCAGTTGAAAATACTCAAAGAAATGGGAGTTTCACCGGCGGACGTAATAGTGGAGGAAGGTAGGGATTACTACCACAACCTGAAGGGAAAAACTGGAAAGACCTGTGCTTCCTGCCACGGACAGGACGGAGCTAACCTCGTTGGAGCTTACGCCAAAATGCCAAGGTACTACACGGATATAAAGAGGGTTGCCGACATAGACGTCAGGATAAAGGCTTGCTTAGAAAAATACGTAGGTGTAGACGCTAAAGGTAAAAAGGGAAGGAAGTACATAGTTCCCCTCGCAGGATACGTGGCAACTCTCAGTAACGGAATGCCCATAAACGTTGAGTTAAAGCACCCTGAGGAAAAAAGGCTCTACGAACTCGGTAAAGAACTCTGGTACAAGAGAGTGGGAGCGAGGGACTTCTCCTGTGCTATATGTCACGAGGTTCTTGACGGAAAGAGGATAAGGTTGCAGAAACTGGGAGCTCCTGTAAGGGACAAGCTCTACGCTCATTGGCCCGCTTACAGAATATCCAAAGACAAACTCTGGACTATGGAAGACAGGATAAGGGGATGTTACAAGAGCTTCTTCCTATTTGACCCTGAAAAAGGAAAGTTTGATTTTAAGAAGAACTGGGTAAAGAAACCCCCGTTCTACATAGAGGAAGTTGTTGCCCTTGAACTTTACATGAAGAAGGCTGCTAATGGGGCAAAGATAGAAGTTCCCGGTCTAATTAGGTAA
- the soxZ gene encoding thiosulfate oxidation carrier complex protein SoxZ: protein MASIGRAIVRVPKNVKKGQIFKVQMVIIHPMETGLRKDPKTGKKIPAHYITHVDLYFNGKLVTKINTSPGISKNPYFAIKMKAEEAGTLKIVYEDNKGGKWEKEVKINVA, encoded by the coding sequence ATGGCTTCAATAGGAAGAGCTATCGTTAGAGTACCCAAAAACGTTAAGAAGGGTCAAATCTTCAAGGTTCAAATGGTGATCATCCACCCCATGGAAACGGGTCTCAGAAAGGACCCCAAAACCGGAAAGAAGATTCCTGCTCACTACATAACTCACGTTGATCTCTACTTCAACGGAAAGCTCGTAACGAAGATCAACACTTCTCCTGGGATAAGTAAGAACCCGTATTTTGCCATTAAGATGAAGGCTGAAGAGGCCGGAACTTTGAAGATAGTTTACGAAGATAACAAAGGTGGAAAGTGGGAGAAGGAAGTTAAGATCAACGTAGCTTAA
- the soxY gene encoding thiosulfate oxidation carrier protein SoxY, which translates to MSTRRDFLKVAGVAALGLTLGISPVLNPSFAKISLEEALKKHLGVGLSQIKESNEIKVKAPSIAESGANVPIQISATVPIEKVEALYIFVDKNPNPYIAHVEFTPMNGEVFFATRIKMGATSPVRAILKLKDGSYLMAYKEVKVTVGGCG; encoded by the coding sequence ATGAGCACGAGGAGAGACTTTTTAAAGGTGGCGGGTGTAGCGGCCCTGGGACTCACTCTCGGTATATCACCCGTTCTGAACCCCTCTTTTGCTAAGATAAGCCTCGAAGAGGCACTCAAGAAGCATCTCGGAGTAGGTCTTTCCCAGATTAAGGAATCCAACGAGATAAAGGTAAAGGCACCTTCCATAGCGGAATCCGGTGCGAACGTTCCTATACAGATAAGCGCAACCGTTCCCATAGAAAAGGTAGAGGCTCTTTACATATTCGTTGACAAGAACCCCAACCCCTACATAGCTCACGTTGAGTTCACACCTATGAACGGTGAAGTCTTCTTTGCAACAAGAATTAAGATGGGAGCTACTTCTCCCGTAAGGGCAATACTAAAGCTCAAAGATGGTTCTTACCTTATGGCTTACAAGGAAGTTAAGGTAACTGTTGGTGGATGTGGTTAA
- a CDS encoding thioredoxin family protein has protein sequence MLALRFFLIFLMFLSVTFSQEWFADFDKGVNTAKKEKKLVLIYFYSDHCPYCHQVEEFVFGDEDVEKFLNKNFIVISVNINSNLSEKFDVFGTPTFVIYDPLRGKVLAKFFGSLDAQTFLSMLTRVCNKSSVRRC, from the coding sequence ATGCTCGCACTCAGGTTCTTCTTGATTTTCCTGATGTTCCTATCAGTTACTTTCTCTCAAGAATGGTTTGCAGATTTCGATAAGGGAGTAAATACCGCAAAAAAGGAAAAGAAATTAGTGTTAATATACTTTTACAGTGATCACTGCCCATATTGTCACCAAGTTGAGGAATTCGTTTTTGGAGATGAAGACGTGGAAAAATTTTTAAATAAGAATTTTATTGTAATTAGTGTTAATATTAACAGCAATTTATCAGAAAAATTCGACGTATTCGGGACTCCTACTTTCGTTATATACGACCCTTTAAGGGGTAAAGTCCTGGCTAAGTTTTTCGGGAGTTTAGACGCTCAGACTTTTCTTTCTATGCTTACCAGAGTGTGTAATAAATCAAGTGTAAGGAGGTGTTAG